The following proteins are encoded in a genomic region of Cryptomeria japonica chromosome 11, Sugi_1.0, whole genome shotgun sequence:
- the LOC131860264 gene encoding uncharacterized protein LOC131860264, producing the protein MVAVYTRNLRNNTITQAEGMTLLWGLKMDNSIGIKHLEIEGDSQIIVDYVKGNSSTEWRVEPILRDIRCLLVKMEDFTICHIFREGNRAADSMVADGRLQNGLRCWRDPSLLPVTTKEILEKEMAFTQEGTVLYAQ; encoded by the coding sequence ATGGTTGCAGTCTACACTAGAAACCTAAGGAATAATACGATCACTCAAGCTGAAGGAATGACCCTCCTTTGGGGTCTGAAAATGGATAACTCCATAGGAATAAAacatctggaaattgaaggagactctcaaaTCATTGTGGACTATGTCAAAGGGAACTCATCAACAGAGTGGAGAGTGGAACCCATTCTGAGGGATATCAGGTGCCTCTTGGTCAAGATGGAGGACTTCACTATCTGCCACATCTTCAGAGAAGGAAACAGAGCTGCCGATTCCATGGTAGCTGATGGAAGGCTGCAAAATGGCTTACGATGCTGGAGGGACCCCAGTCTGCTACCAGTCACCACtaaggaaatcttggaaaaggaaatGGCCTTTACTCAGGAAGGGACCGTCCTATATGCTCAATGA